A stretch of Lathyrus oleraceus cultivar Zhongwan6 chromosome 6, CAAS_Psat_ZW6_1.0, whole genome shotgun sequence DNA encodes these proteins:
- the LOC127098440 gene encoding conserved oligomeric Golgi complex subunit 1, which yields MRVSSPPAASPHVDDHRISTTGYRDAESLFRSKPIAEIRNTESATRKQIDDKKEELRQLVGNRYRDLIDSADSIVNMKSSCNAISANITAVHDHIRSLSQSQSQSQTKPHSQSRAWTYGIACRVKYLVDTPENIWGCLDEGMFLEAASRYSRAKHVHQRLFIDSDEHKIKILSNFPLLQHQWQIVESFRAQISQRSRDRLLDRGLPIDAYADALAAVAVIDEFQPEKVLDLFLESRKSWISQVLGNAGAGDDSSLVVSVLCDVLGIIQVSVGQVGESFLQVLNDMPLFYKVILGSPPASQLFGGIPNPDEEVKLWKSFRDKLESVMVMLDKRYIADTCFAWLKECVNKISGRNLIDAIGSGQELASAEKSIRETMESKQVLQGSLEWLKSVFGSEIELPWSRIRELVLEDDSDLWDEIFEDAFLGRMKAIIDLRFRELTDTVDVVNTISAVVDSFTRQIDVQLYLTRSYTAGGVWFLESNAKKTGVASGFKVHPEENEFLSCLNAYFGPEVSRIRDAVDISCQGILEDLLSFLESPKASQRLKDLAPYLQSKCYESVSAILMALQKELDSLYGSMESGDKVVPTTVTVEKSLFIGRLLFAFQNHSKHIPLILGSPRFWASGNASTVGKLPSLVKHSRFGSDSAICDSPGRQTSLGSKRQNSTATAALFGAKEGASPELEELNKTIGDLCIRAYNLWILWMSDELAAIVSQDLKQDDALTLSMPGRGWEDIAVKQDQSDENQLEMKISLPSMPSLYIISFLFRACEEVHRVGGHVLDKKILHKLASRLLEKVVGIFEGFLSTEVGDAHQVTEKGVLQLLLDVKFVIDVLSGGDSNSVGELSSNPTAKPSLRRKQGQSLTISAIRERSNQLLNRLSQRLDPIDWLTYEPYLWENERQSYLRHAVLFGFFVQLNRMYTDTVQKLPTNSESNTLRCSTVPRFKYLPISAPALSSRGPKKSFTPSSNEISSRSSWNSITNGELSQKINLDDSSSLGVAAPFLKSFMQVGSRFGESTFKLGSMLTDGQVGIFKDRSMSTFGDILPAQAAGLLSSFTAPRSDS from the exons ATGAGAGTCTCATCTCCTCCGGCGGCATCGCCTCATGTCGACGACCACCGCATTTCCACTACAGGCTACCGTGATGCCGAGTCTCTCTTCCGGTCTAAGCCCATTGCCGAGATCCGAAACACCGAATCTGCAACACGCAAACAGATCGACGACAAGAAAGAGGAGCTCCGTCAACTCGTCGGTAACCGTTACCGTGACCTCATAGACTCCGCCGACTCCATCGTCAACATGAAATCTTCATGCAATGCGATTTCTGCTAACATCACCGCCGTTCACGATCACATCCGTTCCCTTTCTCAATCCCAATCGCAATCACAAACCAAGCCCCATTCGCAGTCCCGAGCCTGGACCTACGGCATCGCTTGCCGCGTGAAGTACCTTGTTGATACGCCGGAGAATATTTGGGGTTGCCTTGATGAAGGTATGTTCCTTGAGGCTGCTTCGCGTTACTCCCGTGCCAAACACGTGCATCAACGCTTGTTTATTGATTCTGATGAGCATAAGATCAAGATCTTGTCCAATTTTCCTCTTCTTCAGCATCAGTGGCAGATCGTTGAGAGTTTTAGGGCTCAGATCTCACAGCGTAGCCGTGACCGCTTACTGGATCGCGGTCTCCCCATTGATGCTTATGCTGATGCCCTTGCTGCTGTAGCTGTTATTGACGAGTTTCAGCCTGAGAAG GTGTTGGATTTGTTTCTAGAATCAAGGAAGTCGTGGATATCACAAGTTTTGGGTAATGCTGGTGCTGGTGATGATTCCTCTTTGGTGGTTTCTGTCTTGTGTGATGTGTTGGGAATAATTCAGGTCAGCGTGGGTCAGGTGGGTGAGTCGTTTTTGCAAGTGTTGAATGATATGCCCCTTTTCTACAAAGTCATTCTGGGATCTCCCCCTGCTTCACAATTGTTTGGTGGGATTCCAAATCCTGATGAGGAAGTTAAGCTTTGGAAGTCATTTAGAGATAAGCTGGAATCGGTTATGGTAATGCTTGACAAACGTTACATTGCTGATACTTGTTTTGCTTGGTTGAAGGAATGTGTAAATAAGATAAGTGGAAGAAATTTGATTGATGCCATTGGCAGTGGCCAGGAGCTTGCCTCTGCTGAGAAATCAATAAGGGAGACAATGGAAAGTAAACAAGTTCTACAGGGGAGTTTGGAATGGCTGAAAAGTGTTTTCGGATCTGAGATTGAGTTGCCTTGGAGTAGGATTAGGGAACTTGTTTTGGAAGATGATTCTGATCTTTGGGATGAGATATTCGAGGACGCTTTTCTTGGTAGGATGAAAGCAATCATTGACTTGAGATTTAGGGAGCTAACTGACACTGTTGATGTGGTGAACACAATTTCTGCAGTAGTTGACTCTTTCACCAGACAGATTGATGTTCAGCTGTACTTGACCAGATCTTATACAGCAGGCGGTGTTTGGTTTCTAGAATCCAATGCCAAAAAAACTGGAGTTGCTTCTGGGTTCAAAGTCCACCCTGAAGAGAACGAATTTCTATCTTGTCTTAATGCCTATTTTGGCCCTGAAGTAAGCCGAATCAGGGATGCAGTTGACATTTCTTGTCAGGGCATCCTTGAGGATCTATTAAGTTTCTTAGAATCTCCGAAGGCCTCTCAAAGATTAAAGGATCTAGCACCATATCTGCAAAGTAAATGTTATGAAAGTGTGTCTGCTATATTGATGGCATTGCAAAAAGAACTTGACAGTTTATATGGCTCAATGGAAAGTGGTGACAAGGTGGTACCAACAACTGTTACTGTTGAAAAATCCCTTTTCATTGGGAGGTTATTGTTTGCATTCCAAAACCATTCTAAACATATACCCTTGATACTTGGTTCTCCCAGATTTTGGGCCAGTGGGAATGCCTCTACAGTTGGGAAATTACCATCTCTGGTGAAACATTCTCGTTTTGGATCTGATTCTGCTATCTGTGATAGTCCAGGAAGACAAACAAGCCTTGGCTCTAAAAGGCAAAATTCTACTGCCACAGCTGCCTTGTTTGGAGCAAAAGAAGGTGCAAGCCCTGAATTAGAAGAACTGAATAAGACTATAGGGGATCTTTGCATAAGAGCCTACAACTTGTGGATACTATGGATGTCAGATGAGCTTGCTGCTATTGTCTCTCAGGATCTTAAACAAGATGATGCTTTAACTTTGAGCATGCCTGGGAGg GGATGGGAGGATATTGCAGTCAAGCAAGATCAGTCTGATGAGAACCAATTGGAGATGAAAATATCTCTTCCATCTATGCCTTCTCTATATATAATCTCATTTCTATTTAGAGCATGTGAAGAAGTTCACAGAGTTGGAGGTCACGTACTTGACAAGAAGATTTTGCATAAACTTGCATCAAGATTATTGGAAAAG GTGGTTGGAATCTTTGAGGGCTTCCTTTCCACTGAAGTGGGTGATGCTCATCAAGTGACAGAAAAAGGAGTCTTGCAGCTTTTGTTAGATGTCAAATTTGTCATTGATGTTCTCTCTGGTGGTGATTCTAATTCGGTTGGGGAATTATCAAGTAACCCGACGGCAAAGCCATCTCTCAGAAGAAAGCAAGGCCAAAGTTTGACAATCTCAGCCATTAGAGAACGGTCGAATCAGTTGTTAAATCGGCTTTCTCAGAGACTGGATCCTATAGACTGGCTTAC GTATGAGCCATATCTTTGGGAGAATGAGAGGCAGTCATATCTACGGCATGCTGTTCTTTTTGGTTTCTTTGTGCAACTTAATCGAATGTACACAGATACTGTTCAGAAACTGCCTACTAATTCAGAATCTAATACTCTGAGGTGTTCTACAGTTCCCCGGTTTAAGTACCTTCCCATCAG TGCTCCAGCATTGTCCTCTAGAGGGCCAAAGAAATCATTCACCCCATCTTCAAATGAAATCTCTTCTAGAAGTTCATGGAATTCGATTACAAATGGAGAGCTTTCTCAAAAGATAAATTTGGATGACAGCTCAAGTCTTGGGGTGGCAGCACCATTTTTGAAGTCTTTCATGCAA GTTGGAAGCAGGTTTGGGGAGAGTACTTTTAAACTGGGATCAATGCTAACAGACGGTCAAGTTGGTATTTTTAAGGATAGATCTATGTCCACATTTGGAGATATTCTACCTGCGCAGGCAGCTGGTCTTCTTTCATCTTTTACAGCTCCAAGATCAGATTCATGA
- the LOC127095777 gene encoding uncharacterized protein LOC127095777, with protein MQKRFTRLINRLNALGKPISNEIATNKVLRSLNREWQPKVTVIKEANNLLKLDITTLFGKLEEHEQELICLDKHEKKIKKDKEVEKKSIVLVASGSKSSTKEHDENGTNCAQLKKDKSKGQYKKSSKPRRAYIAWENDSESSSERDEAVNFCLMDHHHKKKNVSHFKYEPIVDMSYSELQTAFENLYGEAINAFKRLTSNKRIFSYLEAKVLETEKLMEALKEIMLDASKVDVEEDKSSWFNCETCHIWQKEVITLKSKLNKALEQKVTFVINPSKFKRSLNVSYKKYNFVVECLGFIEIMWFLYSGYLRNMTSDISLFIYFTPKKKGFMTYGEKNKRATLGKDSVGNPSSTTIYDVILVEALKHNLLSISQLCDKGVPSEDILKDTEKEIDQPETVKLEEGEDDNSEKKKDESTTKVDDLPLALRSSKDHPNDNILEDITKGVITCSKLSNFNHHFAFVSQVEPKNAKDALIYEHWLMAMQDDLNWLKRNDVWDLVPPLQDHQIIGTRWVFRNKLDENGVITRNMSQLVAQGYN; from the exons ATGCAAAAGAGGTTCACTCGTCTTATAAATCGTTTGAATGCACTTGGTAAGCCgatttccaatgaaattgctactaacAAAGTTTTGAGATCTCTTAatagggaatggcaacctaagGTCACCGTCATCAAGGAAGCTAACAACCTATTGAAATTAGACATTACAACGTTGTTTGGAAAGCTTGAAGAACATGAGCAAGAGCTCATTTGTTTAGATAAGCATGAGAAGAAAATTAAGAAGGACAAGGAGGTTGAAAAGAAGTCAATTGTTCTTGTGGCTTCTGGTTCTAAGTCCTCAACAAAAGAGCACGATGAAAATGGAACCA ATTGTGCACAACTTAAGAAGGACAAAAGTAAGGGTCAATACAAGAAGTCTAGCAAGCCTAGaagagcatacatagcttgggaaaaTGATAGTGAATCCTCAAGTGAAAGGGATGAAGCGGTAAATTTTTGTCTCATGGACCATCATCATAAGAAGAAAAATGTAAGTCATTTTAAATATGAACCTATTGTTGATATGTCTTATTctgaattgcaaactgcttttgaaAATCTATATGGTGAAGCCATAAACGCTTTTAAAAGATTGACTTCAAATAAAAGAATTTTTTCATACCTTGAAGCAAAAGTTTTAGAAACGGAAAAACTAATGGAAGCTCTTAAGGAAATCATGTTAGATGCTTCAAAAGTTGATGTTGAGGAAGATAAATCTTCTTGGTTTAATTGTGAGacttgtcatatttggcaaaaagaggttATAACTCTAAAATCCAAATTAAACAAGGCCTTAGAACAAAAGGTCACATTCGTTATTAACCCTTCAAAATTCAAGAGATCTTTAAATGTGTCGTACAAGAAGTACAATTTTGTG GTTGAATGTCTTGGCTTCATAGAAATAATGTGGTTTCTTTATAGTGGTTACTTAAGGAATATGACAAGTGACATATCCCTATTCATTTACTTCACACCAAAGAAGAAGGGTTTTATGACCTATGGAGAGAAAAACAAGCGTGCAACGCTTGGTAAAGATAGTGTAGGTAATCCATCTTCTACTACTATCTATGACGTAATACTTGTTGAAGCTCTTAAACATAATCTGCTTAGCATTAGTCAACTATGCGACAAAG GTGTGCCTtcagaagacatactcaaagaCACTGAAAAAGAAATTGATCAGCCTGAAACGGTGAAACTTGAGGAGGGGGAAGATGACAATTCTGAAAAGAAGAAGGATGAGAGTACAACTAAAGTGGATGATCTTCCTTTGGCTTTGAggtcttccaaagaccatccaaaTGACAATATTCTTGAAGACATCACCAAAGGCGTGATAACATGctctaagctaagtaatttcaATCATCACTTTGCTTTTGTTTCACAAGTTGAACCTAAAAACGCAAAAGATGCATTAATTTATGAGCattggctaatggccatgcaagatgATTTAAATTGGTTAAAAAGAAATGATGTGTGGGACCTTGTCCCACCTTTGCAAGATCATCAAATCATTGGCACTAggtgggtttttagaaataaacTAGATGAAAACGGTGTGATAACTAGGAATATGTCCCAATTAGTGGCTCAGGGATATAACTAA